The segment CCACTTCTATGCCCAAAATAATCATATTATTGGACCTTATTTCTAAGATCAAATTGATATTATTAAGTTCCAATTACAATTATTGTAATGAGCTTGCTTTTTTAAGCAAGTCTTTAATTCTATCCCATAAACCAAACTGAACTTACATAAAACTCATTTGTAGTTAAAATATCACATATAGGCAAACACCTTAAATATACAACTAGTAAAATACAAATCCACAAGAAGATCAAACTGCCGTTGTGCAATAACAACCATTAATTAAACTAAATTGAACTAAAATACTTAAATTAGTACATCTAAAAAGACTGACATAATCATTTTGGTCTTCTTCATCCCTCCACCACTCTCACATCAGTTGTTACCTTCTCAGCTTTCGAAGGTGCTTATAAAGataatatatgtgtgtgttcgTTTACTGGGGTGAGTTTGTATATGTTATAAGCGTATTCGTTTCTACTATATTCGTAAAAAAACATAAGTGCATGCTTCATCGCCTGTCCATATTTActataagccaaaacggcttattagagaataaaaataaatttgtaggtaaaacttttatatatgtattattagCGATTTGAAAGGCAATTCTAAAAAGAAACTACATTCAAAAtaatgtttaaaattttaaattttttactttgtctttggcttattaggcaaCCAAATTATGATACACTAAACATATAAAGATCAAGCTGCCCAAGGAGCAATAACAACAACCATTGATTAgactaaaacaaaacaaaaaccctGAAATTAGTATACTCCAACAAAGGACAGAAGAAGACAGGGCCATTTCGGTCATCTTCCTCCCCCCCTCCAGGCCTCCACCACTCTCAGTTgctacctcctcctcctacctgAGGCAGGCGGTATTCCGACCGGCGCCATCTCTCCCACCTCAACTCCTCCCCTCCaccccctcctcgccgtccgtacaccccccccccctctccccccctcctcctcctccgccgcctccgcctccgccggatcAGGGGCCTCGCCGCGTCACGCTGTCGCTGCTGAATCCGAGGTTCTTGGTGGTGGTGCGGTGCTCCCCCCCCTACCATGCTGCGGCGCTGCGTGCCCTCCCGACCTCGACGCCTCCCGCTCCCCGACGAccacccgctcgtcgccgtcttctccttcctcttcatCCCCACATAAGCGTCGTGGTGTCGTCTCCCGCTCCGATCGGCGTTCTTGGATCTTGGATCGATGAGCGAGGAGGTGCAGAGGTatggaggtgggggagggggtgggggtggggtggcGGCGCTGTCGCTGGATTTGCTCGGCCAGGTGCTCGACCGGGTGCGGGAGCCGCGGGACCGGAAGGCGTGCAGGCTCGTGAGCcgcgccttcgcccgcgccgaggccgcgcaccgccgcgcgCTGCGGGTGCTACGCCGCGAGCCCCTGGCGCGCCTCCTCCGCGCGTTCCGGGCGCTGGAGCGGCTCGACCTCTCGGCGTGCGCCTCCCTCGACgacgcctccctcgccgccgcgctctccggCGCGGATCTTGCCGGGGTCCGCCGGGTCTGCCTCGCGCGCGCCAGCGGCGTCGGGTGGCGCGGCCTCGACGCGCTCGTGGCGGCGTGCCCGAGGCTGGAGGCCGTCGACCTGTCGCACTGCGTCGGGGCCGGCGACCGCGAggccgcggcgctcgccgcggcgacggGGCTGAGGGAATTGAGCCTCGAGAAGTGCCTCGGCGTCACGGACATGGGGCTCGCCAAGGTGGTCGTCGGGTGCCCGAGGCTGGAGAAGCTCAGCCTCAAGTGGTGCCGCGAGATCTCCGACATCGGCATCGATTTGCTCTCCAAGAAGTGCCACGAGCTCCGGAGCCTCGACATCTCCTACCTGAAGGTATACTCTACCATATGAACTAATGAAAATTGTTCTTTGCTTTATATGCTGGAAATACTTTTACTTGTTGTTAGGTTCGTTTTAGGAGTAGGAATGATATGCGACAGCACGGCGACAAATAAGGCCGTAAAGTGTGACTTCGATAGTTTGTTGTGGGTTGATTTTGACATGGAAAATGTACAGTCATCGGAGCTTGAGCTTACTGATTGGTTAATTCTGGTTAGGAGCGGATGCATTTGAGTGAAACTTTTGCTTCAAGGGATACCAGTGGCCATTTACTGGTcaaatttgaaggaaaaaaattggaGTGGGAAAGGTTACATCTTTATTCTGTGTGGTAGTATGAAACTCTTAGAAAACTGGTGGTAACATCTTGGCGCCTGCCTTGAATTAGATCTTCTGTTTGTGCAACAAGTTAAATTTAGTTGCCTGGTGGCAATAGGAACATCAGCAAAACTGGGTGTGATGGTAATTTGTCCAGATATGAAAAAGTTTGTACCTGGAGAAGGCTGAAGTCTTGCAATTCGCTACTAGTTACTTGTCTGTTTGGAATCGGACGAGAAATTTACCACGGGACATCTACACTTGCTTCTTTTGAGCCTGATTCATTTAGTTGTGGCAGATTACTGTTGCGGATACCTGTATTGTGGACTCATGGTGTGTTTTGAACAGTTTTGCTAATAGGGAAGTAACTGGAGCATGAGTTTCGGAGTACTTAATATTGGGCTTGATCACATTTCATCCAGATTTAACTTCTGAATAAAATGGCAAGAAGATGAGTCCCTTTCCGTTAATTTCAGTTGGCTAGAAAGGGTGAGCTTGGGTTCAGCCAACCTTGATATGTAGTAATCAAATGGGGTGACTAGGTCAGATAGAGCTGATCAGCTGTTCTTGACATGGTTGAAGAATGTACCACTGGAAGCAGGGACATTTCGACTTTACAGTACAATGGTTGTGCTTTACATGTCGATATTATGGATGTTTGCTGTTCCTTGCTGCATTATGCTTCATCTTGAATAGCTATTCATTGATATACAATTTCCTATTTCATTATGTTGTTGACGAAATTGGGTTCTTTAAAACTAAAACAGATTTTTTTGTGGACCAGGTTGGAAATGAATCCCTTAGATCAATATCCTCACTTGAGAAACTTGAGGAGTTGGCAATGGTTTGTTGCTCATGCATAGATGATGATGGCCTGGAATTACTAGGCAAGGGGAGCAACTCACTGCAGGTAATCACTGTGTGACAATGATGACACTTACTTTTATAGGATTTTATTGCACATTTTTCATGTCAGTTATGATGTAAGGATGCTTCAAATTTGTAGTTTCCTAGAAAGTGGAAACTATGACATTCTTATATCTGTTATGATATGTTCATTACTCTTCTACAAATTGGACTTTGGTTATTTAGCTGGCAACTGAATGTTTGTTAACATTGATCCATTCTAACTTCCAAGGATTTTCCTTCATTGCAGAGTGTTGATGTTTCAAGATGTGATCATGTGACCTCCCAGGGATTAGCTTCACTCATAGATGGTCACAATTTTCTCCAGAAGTTAAATGCTGCTGATAGTTTGCATGTGAGTTCGCATTCCTGCTTTCAATTGCCTGTCGTTCACATTTATTCATgtatgttagaaaaaaaatggttatcTGAGTAACACATGTGAAGGGGCTTAAAGTGTGAATAAATAATCAATGATGGTGGCTGACTGACATCCTGTGGTTGAAACTTGCAGGAGATGAGACAATCGTTTCTGTCCAACTTGGCAAAACTGAAGGATACCTTGACAGTGCTTAGACTTGATGGTCTTGAAGTCTCATCCTCTGTTCTTCTGGCCATTGGTGGTTGTAATAACTTGGTCGAGATTGGCCTTAGCAAATGCAATGGCGTTACAGATGAAGGAATATCTTCACTTGTAACTCGGTGCAGCCACTTAAGGGTGATTGATCTCACATGTTGTAACCTCCTTACCAACGATGCCCTTGATTCAATAGCTGAGAACTGTAAGATGGTTGAACGTCTCCGTTTGGAATCCTGTTCTTCCATAAGCGAAAAGGGACTGGAGCAGATTGCAACCTCCTGCCCCAATCTAAAGGAGATAGACCTCACTGACTGTGGAGTGAATGATGCAGGTTTGTGTTACCTCTTGTTGCTTCATTTGCACATTTTCATTACAAGCCTTCTTTTTATTTGTGCAATATCATGTAAAAGAAATCACTTGTTTTGCAGCATTGCGGCACTTGGCCAAGTGCTCTGAACTGCTCGTACTGAAATTAGGCCTGTGCTCAAGTATTTCTGACAAAGGTCTTGCTTTTATCAGTTCAAGCTGTGGAAAGCTGATTGAGCTTGATCTCTATCGGTTAGTTAATCTTCTTGGTTGTTTTTACTTTCCCAGTCATCTTCTGCGGGTGAAAGTAACCTGACTTAACCTTTATTTTAACAGCTGCAATTCTATTACCGATGATGGCCTGGCAGCTTTAGCTAATGGCTGCAAGAAGATTAAGATGCTAAACCTATGCTACTGCAACAAGATTACCGACAGTGGTTTGGGCCACCTAGGCTCTCTAGAGGAGCTCACAAACCTTGAACTGAGGTGCTTGGTCCGTATAACAGGTATTGGAATCTCATCAGTTGCCATTGGCTGCAAGAACCTGATAGAGATAGACTTGAAGCGTTGCTATTCTGTCGATGATGCTGGCTTGTGGGCTCTTGCCCGATATGCGCTAAACCTTAGACAGGTAAGTTTTCTCCGTAGTTTTAGATTATTTCCTTGAAGTTCTAAAGAAACAACAATAAGCTTATAAGGTTGTTCTTCTGCAGCTTACTATATCATACTGCCAAGTCACTGGCCTGGGCCTGTGTCACCTGTTGAGCTCCCTGAGGTGCCTCCAGGATGTTAAGATGGTACACCTCTCATGGGTCTCTATAGAAGGGTTCGAGATGGCACTGAGAGCGGCTTGCGGGAGGCTGAAGAAACTGAAGATGCTGAGTGGGCTGAAGTCTGTGCTGTCTCCTGAGCTGCTCCAGATGCTGCAGGCCTGCGGCTGCCGCATCCGTTGGGTCAACAAGCCTCTTGTCTACAAGGACTAAACCTGTTCTCATATCATCATCTGTGCAGTGTTAATATCCTCGGATCATATACCATGGAGCCCTTACCAAGTCTAGCATGCTTACGAGCCATGTTAGATACCCGCAATAATCGTCAATTTTCATACCAAGATGTACTGAGGATGGTGTCTCTGCATTGCGGCGGTGCCATCCTTGTGTTTGGCAACTCCTAGACCAATGTTGTCATCTTCAGATTAAAATCCAACATTTGCAAACATGAGGCATCGAAAGCAAGTGAGCCTTGTACCAGACTGCAATGAAATGCTCTGCACTTTAAATTGGTGTATGCAAAGAACAAGCAGGGACATGTAAATGTAATGGCATGTTTGCCTTTGTCATTGCTCCAACTCCAGGCTTGCTGACCGATGCATCTTTAGAGTTTAAGAACAGCTTTAGATCGGCAGAAAAACTCTTGATGCTCCAGGATGTGGGGCTCTGGGCTGGGACACTGGTTTCATGGTTGTCCGTATTGTATGACTGGTGACCcgtcctatttttttttatcatgattACAATAATCTCGATGTACTTAATTTAGGCAGAGTTTTGAAGTACTGTGGTGAATCAGATTTTATATGTCAGGAATGCATGACCAGCAGAGAGACACCGGATTTGCTAATTAGCGCATACGCGTTTCAGTCCTGTCTCGCACGTTGCCCATcaattcctttttccttttttcatgtttttctttCTGCGCCGCGAGGAGGTGAATCACCCTGAATATTTATCGTGATTCttttcacatgtttttttttgaattttttaaaccaCATGCACACGTTTTAACTCACATTTACTGCGtcctaaaaaaagaacaaaatgtGCGGGAGGTTATTTTTTTCCTagaaaaaagcgaaaaaaaaaagaaaaagggaaaaaaaaaagaaacacacgGGGAGGATTTTCTTTTATCGTAGCGCGGGAAGAGTAACGAGCAAGTGAACCCCACGCTACCGATCTCTCTGCGTGCAGGCGCGGGGTAGGAGCACCCGAGATACACAGGCGCATCAAAACAAATGGTAAATGTGGGCTTATATTTGCTAGTGCTTTGTTCTTTGTGGATGAATTTTATTGACTGAATTTTTCTTTATGGATGATAGGATAGATTATGGATAATCTAGGGATGAATTAAATATATCAATtataaactaaaaattaatttaaaacaaGTAATCTAAACAATGCTGATGTTTTCTTCTCTCACCGTGAGAACTTTATAGGATTATTTAGAAAGAAGATAATTTTGACAAAATCTTGTATTTTTTGTGTTTCAAGAGAGAAATTTGTAGATTGGTTTTATCTTAATACAACGTTCACATGGCCCGAGCATAACTCATCCGGTTAAGTTTGATGCATTTGAGTAtactccatctctctctctctgttcttaaaaaacaaattcaagACAAATATTCTTAAAATGTTTAATtctaaagataaatatattatatgcaCTATATTTCATCcttataattgatttttttaagagataggTGTCATATGAATGCCTTGACGTATACATGGACTTGCCTCGAAGTAGAGATGTAAGCGGGCTAACCCGCAAACCCGCTTATATGTAAAATTAGTGAGTAACTCACGGGTTGATTCGCGGATTACCTACTAATTTAATCTATAAATAGGTTTATAGGTTGATCCACTTGTATCTGTATGACACGACAAGCTGAGCCATAACATAAAAACCTATAGATTAtcttatatttaatatataagtAGATTGATAGATCGACCCGCTTACATCCCTACTTGAAAGACAAGATTCATCAGAACACCGTTATCCTGCCGTGTTATCCCCATCATCATTGCTGTTGTTGGAGATCCGAGAAGCAGATTCCACCTCTCGAGCGACTACGCGAGTTTTGTCTCCATCACATGTGTCGGAagctccgacggcggcgagaggagagaGCTTTGCTTGCCGGCCGTGGCAGGGAGCCGCACGTGACTTGACCGAGGTACTACACGTGTGACACGCCCGGTTGTAAATCAAAGCAGcttgggttttcttttctttgacaCTATAGTCCTGTTAGAGAACATATTTTACAAATGGATTTCTAAATAATTGTTTTTATAGATATGAACTCTTGTTTggagagcttaaaattctgaaaaaaacaTTTAGTTAGTAATTAGCTTTTGAGAATCTGAAAAACTGGGTTTATCGGCTTCTGgcttcttaattattttttgaattttacaACTACAACTTCTCAGAATTTGAATGAAAAGCTGTACTATTTAAGAGAGCGAAACTGTAGCTGACAGAAGCTACAGATCAACTCTAGGGTCTCTTTGCCTACCCTCTCTATATCCTAATTTGCTAGGAgtatcaaacttttaaaaaactgaCAAATCAATGTATCATAATTTATTTACacaaatttgtttttatttataaaaacttACCCTGGGGAATAATATATTGTGGAAGGGATCAACATCCTCCTCCCTGATTATAAGCTTCTAATACATAAAACTAAATAAGCGAAAATGAATTGGTATACATTGAtatacctctttttttttctcaaaatttgaCACATATTTAGGGTATATTGTGGATGCGCTAAGCTTTAGGGGGTCTACTTATAAAATATGTTGTTAAAAGtgctaaaatgtaaaaaattgaGTCATAGCAGCCGTGCCAAATTTCAGCCAATGAATTAGTATTACTGTAGTATTAAGTAGTGTTTAGTGTCAGTGTGTCACTGTCTAATGTAGGTACGATGACCACTGCTTTGCACTCTCGGTTGATTTTCTGCCCGGCGTGATTAGACTTTGTTTTGATCTCTGAAGCACATGGTTGACCGTCGGTCTGTTGATCCCATCACGATGATTATAGGACGTGATTTTTGATGTTTTTAGCGgtttgaatgaaaaaaaaaacaaaacaaaaaccttTATTATATTTGGTATATGAGAAATTCAGATTAGTTTCTTACATGTACAACAAATCACATCTCCAATCACCATACTATAAATCTTTCGTCTACAACAGAAAAGGTTGTTCAACCGGATATACAGAAGTTACAACATGTATCAAACAAAGCTGAAACCATCGGGAAAACAAAAATCGCAATGGATTTTGCAACAATTTTCGGCAGAAATAAAATTGACGGAACATGAGTAGGATTTATACAAACAGTAGAGTggtttttctttactttctcttttcctttcttcaaTTACAACTTATAAACGTGCATACATGTACAAGTACACACCATTCTCATGCTCACACATACTCACATGGGTGAACTCTAGCATATGTCTAGCGCGAGATTGGAGGCTTTTATCACTGAAAACACCTAAAATGTGATCTCTTGTGACAATGTCTAAAGAGACGATTCTATCCATTTTAATACGAAGCAATTTTAGAATGAGTAGCATGATGAAGCATATTCTAATGAGAAAATTCTGTATGTAGCATCAAAAAAAATTGCTCTTCCCTCTATAACACCCAAACTTTAAAAGTTCCCTATCTATGCACTTTTAAAATTTCCCTTCCATATGTAGCACTTCTGTTAGTTTTGAGGGTGACGGTGTTAACTAGCAGGAGAAAAGACAGTTTTGCCCTTCTTTAATTTTCAGACTTGCATGTACATGATCGTTGGTATTTTAgacctttttttccctttctctgttcacagtttttttttctttatttttttcatttagttTCCAGCCGTGTTCAAGTCTGTGCATACTTCTTTTTTGGCCAATATAATGAGAATATTAGATCAAGAGCGTACGATTTAAATGCACCATGACAATACAACAATTTTAGAGAAATTTGATAGAACTAATTTGAGAGAACTTACATGCAACAACAGCATGTATGCAATACAATAATAAACCAAATAAATTTTAGAGAACATCCAAGTTCACATCCATTGATAACCATAACCATCCAGATCATCCAAGTTCACATCCATAGATAACCATAACCATCCAGATCACATTACAGTTCTCTAAACCAAATTTGCATATGTAGTACCAAACTACATATGACATTACATATAGTTCATACAGTACACAATCATAGGCTCAATCTTCGTTTGCTCCTTGTGCTCATTGCAGGACTAGCTTGATCAACCAATTTGATCCTTGTGTTCACTGTTGGACTAGCTTCAAGTTGCAGCTGCTTAATTTTTGTAATCTTTTTTGTGACAACCTTTTTCTTGCTTTTGCCCTtccctttcttttctccttcaaCTGTTTCATGGGGCTGATTTGAGCCACTCCTTGACCTACATATTTATATGATCAATTAGATAGAACAAATAGAAACATTGAACATGGAGATAAAAAAATTCAGATTTAGTAGTGCTACCTTTTGGAGGCTCCAGAGTTAGAGTTCCCATGATTTCCCTTGTTTGTACTTGAAATGTCCAAGCTTTGGCTATGGAGGAAATGTTGCAATTAGTAGATTCAAAAGTTAAATTCAGCATTAAGTTACATCAATAGTAGAGAtaccttttggaaacttcagaACAAGAGTCATGATGTTTTCTCTTTGTACTAGTCGTACTCTCCAAGGTTTGACTACAAGTGAGAATGACGATGGCACACCATTGTTGCAATATAAATACAGAAAACTTAGAGATAGCAAACCTTGGTGGTGGAAAGGACATAGAAGAAGCTGGAGTTTCATCCTCCCATGGTACAATGGAATTTTGATTGATTGAACGAAATCCATAAAGCATGTCCTGTCCGAATCAACAATCATCTCAAAGTTCCAACATTTAACATCCTTTCTCATCTTTGTGCGATTGCCAATCAGATTTATCTTTAGCAAAAAATTAGAGTCTGATAACCTGTAACATCAAGAACGACATGCATGCATAAGATCTACATCTAATCCTACTGCCATTGAGTGCTACAAAATTTTCAAGTAACTCACCTAGTTGTTGAGTTCGTCGCCATGCCGGGCTGTCTACCCGCACCATCCAGGGGGTTGCTGCCCGTGCCCGCTTGGGAGCTGCCTGCCTGTGCCACCGTGGCCGTGAGCTGCCTGTCCGTGTCAACAGGGCTGGCTGCCTGCGCCCGCCTAGGACTAGCCGGCCAAGTAGGCCAGGGGCTggcctcccgtgccgccggtaCAGCAGGCCTGGGGCTGGCAGGGCGCCGGccttcccgtgccgccggcccTGGCCTCCCATCCCGCCGGTGCTGGCCTCCCGTGCCCCGCCGGCGCTGGTCGTCCAGGGGCGCCCGCCGACGCCAATCCCTGCAGGGGCACGCATGAttcgccttcctcgccgcccgGAGGGTCACCATCCGCGCTGCCGGTCATGGGGGCGGCGATCTAGGGTTGCGGCGGCGTGGAGTTGGGGAGAGGCGCGGTTGCGCTCGGTCCTGGG is part of the Oryza glaberrima chromosome 12, OglaRS2, whole genome shotgun sequence genome and harbors:
- the LOC127757566 gene encoding F-box/LRR-repeat protein 3, whose protein sequence is MSEEVQRYGGGGGGGGGVAALSLDLLGQVLDRVREPRDRKACRLVSRAFARAEAAHRRALRVLRREPLARLLRAFRALERLDLSACASLDDASLAAALSGADLAGVRRVCLARASGVGWRGLDALVAACPRLEAVDLSHCVGAGDREAAALAAATGLRELSLEKCLGVTDMGLAKVVVGCPRLEKLSLKWCREISDIGIDLLSKKCHELRSLDISYLKVGNESLRSISSLEKLEELAMVCCSCIDDDGLELLGKGSNSLQSVDVSRCDHVTSQGLASLIDGHNFLQKLNAADSLHEMRQSFLSNLAKLKDTLTVLRLDGLEVSSSVLLAIGGCNNLVEIGLSKCNGVTDEGISSLVTRCSHLRVIDLTCCNLLTNDALDSIAENCKMVERLRLESCSSISEKGLEQIATSCPNLKEIDLTDCGVNDAALRHLAKCSELLVLKLGLCSSISDKGLAFISSSCGKLIELDLYRCNSITDDGLAALANGCKKIKMLNLCYCNKITDSGLGHLGSLEELTNLELRCLVRITGIGISSVAIGCKNLIEIDLKRCYSVDDAGLWALARYALNLRQLTISYCQVTGLGLCHLLSSLRCLQDVKMVHLSWVSIEGFEMALRAACGRLKKLKMLSGLKSVLSPELLQMLQACGCRIRWVNKPLVYKD